A genomic segment from Lignipirellula cremea encodes:
- a CDS encoding sensor histidine kinase, with protein sequence MTSRHLQLAIPYVLGLLTVTALALMLPSFFSSQPVLKLIVFASIASAVLLTAGWCLSTRRQERRLMAGYFRCLAERRPEEWIAATPPSFLAEGLCGEFHAEFLSRVAEAIENWESINQQRAKAELKAKRTSEKLTQIAEVVASLDDPVLVVNAYEELVLANRAAEALLGFTFDASRKQRLSELELAGPILEPIQAALQHKTEVHRSRDVNLTDPAGTERSFRLLCRNSNPADENGPLTAVAVLSDVSDRKLLQKRNAEFVASVSHEMKTPLSSIKAYVELLADNDVEDETTREEFLDVINNQADRLQRLIDNLLNMARIEAGVVNVNKQKQSLNELLEEAFGVVQPSADQKKIQLKTDLSPLYLGALADRDMLLQSAINLLSNAIKYTPEGGHVTLRSRLTESGVEFEVEDSGVGLSQEDCLRVFDKFYRVARDRNMAPGTGLGLPLARHIIEEVHGGQLTVSSQLGKGSTFRISLPPAGSLSA encoded by the coding sequence ATGACATCACGCCACCTCCAGCTGGCCATACCCTATGTCCTGGGGTTATTGACCGTCACGGCGCTGGCCTTGATGCTGCCGAGCTTTTTCTCGTCCCAGCCGGTGCTGAAACTGATTGTGTTTGCATCGATTGCCAGCGCGGTCTTGTTAACGGCCGGCTGGTGTCTGTCGACGCGCCGCCAGGAACGCCGCCTGATGGCGGGTTACTTCCGTTGCCTGGCCGAACGTCGCCCTGAAGAATGGATCGCGGCCACTCCTCCCAGCTTTCTGGCCGAAGGTCTGTGCGGCGAGTTCCATGCCGAGTTCCTCAGCCGTGTCGCCGAAGCGATCGAAAACTGGGAGTCGATCAACCAGCAACGCGCCAAGGCGGAACTCAAAGCGAAGCGCACCTCCGAAAAACTGACGCAGATCGCCGAGGTGGTCGCCAGTCTCGACGATCCGGTCCTGGTCGTGAACGCCTATGAAGAGCTCGTCCTGGCGAACCGCGCCGCCGAAGCGCTGCTGGGATTCACCTTTGACGCCAGCCGCAAGCAGCGTCTGTCGGAACTGGAGCTGGCGGGCCCCATCCTGGAACCGATCCAGGCCGCGCTGCAGCACAAAACCGAAGTCCATCGCAGCCGCGATGTGAACCTGACCGACCCTGCCGGAACGGAACGCTCCTTCCGTCTGCTCTGCCGCAACTCCAACCCGGCCGACGAGAACGGACCGCTCACCGCCGTGGCCGTGCTGAGCGATGTCAGCGACCGCAAGCTCCTGCAGAAACGGAACGCCGAGTTTGTCGCCTCGGTCAGCCATGAAATGAAAACGCCCCTGTCCAGCATCAAGGCGTATGTTGAACTGCTGGCCGATAACGACGTGGAAGACGAAACCACTCGCGAAGAATTCCTCGATGTCATCAACAACCAGGCCGACCGCCTGCAGCGGCTGATCGACAACCTGCTGAACATGGCCCGCATCGAAGCCGGCGTGGTGAATGTCAACAAGCAGAAACAGTCCCTGAACGAACTGCTGGAAGAAGCCTTTGGCGTGGTGCAGCCATCCGCCGACCAGAAAAAGATCCAGCTGAAAACCGACCTCAGCCCGCTCTACCTGGGCGCGCTGGCCGACCGCGACATGCTGCTGCAGTCGGCGATCAACCTGCTCTCCAACGCCATCAAGTACACGCCCGAAGGCGGCCACGTTACGCTCCGCAGCCGACTGACCGAAAGCGGCGTGGAGTTCGAAGTGGAAGACTCCGGCGTGGGACTCAGCCAGGAAGACTGCCTCCGCGTGTTTGACAAGTTCTACCGTGTGGCCCGCGACCGGAACATGGCTCCCGGCACGGGTCTCGGCCTGCCGCTGGCCCGGCATATCATCGAAGAAGTCCACGGCGGCCAGTTGACGGTCTCCAGCCAGCTCGGCAAAGGCAGCACCTTCCGCATCTCCCTGCCGCCCGCCGGCTCCCTCAGCGCGTAG
- a CDS encoding DUF1501 domain-containing protein: MLQLPVPQWSRRQMLSHCGAGLGLAGLAAVLQQHGALAAEPASAAGSSQGAAPSSAHPLAARPGHFPGRAKRVIQILANGGPSQVDTFDPKPELTRRHGERLPLHFATERPTGAALSSPFTFQKYGESGLEASELFDKLASNHADDLCVVRSMYTDAPIHENSLRLMNCGAAAMSRPSIGSWVTYGLGTENQNLPGFVVLVPQGMPVAGADNWQSSFLPGAYQGAYLETLDRKPSELIDNLQNPLLSRGEQKAQLDFLQSLNQMHFADRGEPDLEARIHSFETAFRMQTEATDAFDIDREPADVQKLYGESAQAKQMLIARRLVERGVRFVQVWHGTLQPWDSHNDIARDHRRLAKECDQGLSGLLTDLKNRGMLDDTLVIWGGEFGRTPTVELTQDNKLSPTAGRDHNNHGFTMWLAGGGVRGGITHGATDEFGFRAIENRVHVHDLQATVLHLLGLNHEKLTFRHSGRDFRLTDVHGRVLHELLV, encoded by the coding sequence ATGTTGCAACTACCCGTCCCGCAGTGGAGCCGTCGGCAGATGCTTTCTCATTGCGGCGCCGGCCTGGGTCTGGCCGGACTGGCCGCCGTGCTGCAGCAACACGGTGCACTGGCGGCGGAGCCCGCATCGGCAGCAGGTTCCTCGCAGGGAGCGGCTCCGTCGTCGGCGCATCCGCTGGCGGCCCGGCCCGGACACTTTCCCGGACGCGCCAAACGGGTGATTCAAATCCTGGCTAACGGCGGCCCTTCGCAAGTCGATACGTTCGATCCCAAACCGGAACTGACCCGGCGCCACGGCGAGCGTTTGCCGCTGCACTTCGCCACGGAACGTCCTACTGGCGCCGCGCTCAGCTCGCCGTTCACGTTCCAGAAGTACGGCGAGTCGGGGCTGGAAGCGAGCGAACTGTTCGACAAGCTGGCCTCGAATCATGCCGATGATCTGTGCGTGGTGCGATCGATGTACACCGACGCCCCCATTCACGAAAACTCGCTGCGGCTGATGAACTGCGGAGCCGCCGCCATGTCCCGCCCCAGCATCGGCTCCTGGGTGACGTACGGCCTGGGGACCGAGAACCAGAACCTGCCCGGCTTTGTCGTGCTGGTGCCGCAGGGGATGCCCGTCGCTGGCGCCGATAACTGGCAGTCCTCGTTCCTGCCGGGCGCTTACCAGGGCGCTTATCTCGAAACGCTTGATCGGAAACCGAGCGAACTGATCGACAACCTGCAGAACCCGCTGCTGTCGCGAGGCGAGCAGAAAGCCCAGCTGGATTTCCTGCAGTCGCTAAATCAAATGCACTTTGCGGATCGCGGCGAGCCCGACCTGGAGGCCCGCATTCATTCGTTCGAAACGGCGTTCCGGATGCAGACCGAAGCGACGGACGCCTTTGATATCGATCGCGAACCGGCCGACGTGCAGAAGCTGTACGGCGAGAGCGCCCAGGCAAAACAGATGTTGATCGCCCGGCGACTAGTGGAACGGGGCGTACGGTTTGTGCAGGTCTGGCACGGTACGCTGCAGCCCTGGGACAGCCATAACGATATCGCCCGCGATCATCGCCGCCTGGCGAAGGAATGCGACCAGGGACTCAGCGGCCTGCTGACCGACCTGAAGAACCGCGGCATGCTGGACGACACGCTGGTGATCTGGGGCGGCGAGTTCGGCCGCACCCCCACGGTCGAACTGACGCAGGACAACAAGCTCAGCCCTACCGCTGGCCGCGACCATAATAACCATGGCTTTACCATGTGGCTGGCGGGCGGCGGCGTCCGCGGCGGAATCACCCACGGCGCCACCGACGAGTTTGGTTTCCGCGCGATCGAAAATCGCGTGCATGTGCATGACCTGCAGGCGACCGTGCTGCATCTGCTGGGTCTGAATCACGAAAAGTTGACCTTCCGGCACAGCGGACGCGACTTTCGCCTGACCGACGTCCACGGCCGCGTGCTGCACGAACTGCTAGTTTGA
- a CDS encoding response regulator, translating to MLVLTRRENEKILFPSLGISVEILKARGSGVRLGISAPENVPIRRAELAGLKSLEFACDEESAVERLRQLTTAIQERLNAASFGLNQLHQRVEEGDLENTQAAIMEIYHELKALEREGKGDTDSGSRSSSSVSDTTVRRALVVEDDVNSSQLLAGYLRMHGFEVTTAPDGQDALDYLSMHSAPDVVLLDMFMPRCDGPTFVSRLRSDPEMAGIRIYGMSGAEPDSIGMEVGPRGVDRWFSKPLNPEMLIDEVRRSLDPHHAA from the coding sequence ATGCTCGTGCTAACACGTCGTGAAAACGAAAAAATTCTCTTTCCGAGTCTGGGAATTTCGGTCGAAATTCTCAAAGCCCGAGGATCTGGAGTTCGTCTGGGGATTTCCGCCCCGGAGAATGTGCCGATCCGTCGTGCGGAGCTCGCCGGTCTCAAGTCGCTGGAATTTGCCTGCGATGAAGAGTCCGCTGTGGAACGTCTGCGTCAATTGACGACCGCCATCCAGGAACGCTTGAATGCGGCCAGCTTTGGCCTGAACCAGCTGCATCAGCGTGTGGAAGAAGGTGATCTGGAAAACACCCAGGCCGCCATCATGGAAATCTACCACGAGCTGAAAGCCCTGGAACGCGAAGGAAAAGGCGACACCGACTCCGGCTCCCGCAGCAGTTCCTCGGTCAGTGATACGACCGTCCGCCGGGCCCTGGTCGTCGAAGACGACGTCAACTCCAGCCAACTGCTGGCCGGCTACCTGCGGATGCATGGCTTTGAAGTCACCACCGCCCCCGACGGGCAGGATGCGCTCGACTACCTGTCGATGCACAGCGCCCCCGATGTGGTCCTGCTGGATATGTTCATGCCGCGTTGCGATGGGCCGACCTTTGTCAGCCGCCTGCGTTCCGATCCGGAAATGGCCGGCATCCGTATTTACGGCATGAGCGGCGCCGAACCGGACAGCATCGGGATGGAAGTCGGCCCCCGCGGCGTCGATCGCTGGTTCAGCAAACCGCTGAACCCCGAAATGCTGATCGACGAAGTCCGTCGCAGCCTCGACCCGCATCACGCCGCCTGA
- a CDS encoding 30S ribosomal protein S1: protein MVNRNLIRSLEDEEITQSFDALFATDVDDDEVPDWYPEEATDDIDLNQIVEGRIIRIADGAVLIDVGFKSEGTIDISEWDNEPTPQVGDLVKVLVEDLEDETGATDDPFGMLSISKTKAEKILKWKEMMESVHEGQVVTGDVVRKIKGGLLVDIGVSVFLPASQVDIRRPGDIGDFIGRVVQCEVLKIDETRRNIVVSRRSLIEKQREEVRTQLLQELEEGQVRPGVVKNIADFGAFVDLGGIDGLLHITDMSWDRINHPSEMVAIDQEIEVMILNIDREKQKIALGLKQKMPSPWDNVVEKYPVNSVHKGEVVNVMSYGAFVKLEPGIEGLVHISEMSWVKRVNHPSDLVDIGDMIDVMILGVDKAGQQLSLGMKQTQANPWDDVIHRYPVETIVTGKVRNLTNYGAFIELEEGIDGLLHVSDMSWVRKISHPSEMLEKGQEVKCKVLNVDQDRRRIALGLKQLDQDPWSVDIPSKYQPGQVIKGVVTKTTNFGVFVGLEDGLEGLLHISELADHKVENPEEIVKVGDELEVKILRVDTEERKIGLSRKRVEWNEEDGVQTDSSATASTTAGSRSAPVRDDLKGGLGESGPLIKPASAPEEEAPAGEESPAAEAPADEAPAAEASAEEAAEEKPADSE from the coding sequence ATGGTTAATCGCAATCTAATTCGCAGTTTAGAAGACGAAGAAATCACACAAAGTTTCGACGCGCTCTTCGCGACCGACGTCGACGATGACGAGGTTCCGGATTGGTATCCGGAAGAAGCGACCGACGATATTGATCTCAATCAAATCGTGGAAGGTCGCATTATCCGGATCGCCGACGGCGCCGTGCTGATCGATGTCGGATTCAAGAGCGAAGGCACGATCGATATCTCCGAGTGGGATAACGAGCCGACGCCCCAGGTCGGGGACCTGGTTAAAGTCCTCGTCGAAGATCTCGAAGACGAGACCGGCGCCACGGATGATCCTTTCGGCATGCTGTCCATCAGCAAGACCAAAGCTGAAAAGATCCTGAAGTGGAAGGAGATGATGGAGAGTGTCCACGAAGGCCAGGTGGTGACTGGCGACGTGGTGCGCAAAATCAAAGGTGGTCTGCTCGTCGATATTGGCGTGTCGGTCTTTTTGCCGGCCAGCCAGGTCGATATCCGCCGTCCGGGCGATATCGGCGACTTCATCGGCCGCGTGGTCCAGTGCGAAGTGCTGAAAATCGACGAGACCCGACGCAATATCGTCGTGAGCCGTCGTTCGCTGATTGAGAAGCAGCGTGAAGAAGTCCGCACGCAACTGCTGCAGGAACTGGAAGAAGGTCAGGTTCGCCCTGGCGTGGTGAAGAACATCGCCGACTTCGGCGCGTTCGTCGACCTGGGCGGCATCGACGGCCTGCTGCATATCACGGATATGTCGTGGGACCGTATCAACCACCCGTCGGAAATGGTGGCGATCGACCAGGAAATTGAGGTGATGATCCTCAATATCGACCGCGAAAAACAGAAGATCGCCCTCGGCCTGAAGCAGAAGATGCCCAGCCCGTGGGACAACGTGGTCGAAAAGTACCCGGTCAACTCGGTCCACAAGGGCGAGGTCGTCAATGTGATGAGCTATGGCGCCTTTGTGAAGCTCGAACCGGGCATCGAAGGGCTCGTGCACATCAGCGAAATGTCCTGGGTCAAACGGGTTAACCACCCCAGCGATCTGGTCGACATTGGCGACATGATCGACGTCATGATCCTCGGCGTCGACAAAGCCGGCCAGCAGCTTTCGCTGGGCATGAAACAGACGCAGGCCAATCCCTGGGACGATGTCATCCACCGCTACCCGGTGGAAACGATCGTCACCGGCAAGGTCCGCAACCTGACCAACTATGGCGCCTTTATCGAGCTCGAAGAAGGCATCGACGGCCTGCTGCATGTCAGCGACATGTCGTGGGTTCGCAAGATCAGCCATCCCAGTGAAATGCTGGAAAAAGGCCAGGAAGTCAAATGCAAGGTGCTCAACGTCGATCAGGATCGGCGCCGCATCGCCCTGGGCCTCAAGCAGCTGGATCAGGATCCGTGGTCGGTCGATATCCCCAGCAAGTACCAGCCGGGTCAGGTCATCAAAGGCGTCGTCACCAAAACGACCAACTTTGGCGTTTTTGTGGGCCTGGAAGACGGCCTCGAAGGCCTGCTGCATATCTCCGAACTTGCCGACCATAAGGTCGAAAACCCCGAAGAAATCGTCAAAGTCGGCGATGAACTCGAGGTCAAGATCCTGCGGGTCGACACCGAAGAACGGAAGATCGGCCTCAGCCGCAAGCGGGTTGAATGGAACGAGGAAGACGGCGTCCAGACGGACTCCAGCGCTACCGCCTCCACCACCGCCGGCTCCCGTTCGGCTCCTGTTCGCGACGACCTCAAGGGCGGTCTGGGCGAATCCGGTCCGCTGATCAAACCGGCCTCGGCGCCCGAAGAGGAAGCGCCTGCCGGCGAGGAATCTCCCGCTGCCGAAGCGCCTGCTGACGAAGCGCCCGCCGCTGAGGCGTCCGCGGAAGAAGCAGCCGAAGAAAAACCAGCCGACTCCGAATAG
- the lepA gene encoding translation elongation factor 4, producing MANIDCRHIRNFSIIAHIDHGKSTLADRLLEFTGTVSKREMKEQLLDDMEIERSRGITIKARAVAMRYMYKGESYELNLIDTPGHVDFQYEVSRSLACCEGALLLVDAFQGVEAQTVANAYAALEQELAIVPVINKIDLVHARTDEVIEEMEQSLAVDPDDVQLVSAKAGLGIEGLLEAVILKVPPPSGDPEAPLQAMVFDSHYDEYRGAITYVRMMNGTVRKGQKIRFLRRGTSYDVLEVGQFAPRTRACETLQAGQVGYLICNIKSLTEVHIGDTVSVATGQAAEPLEGYQPPKRMVYCGLYPSDGQDFTELRDALEKLSINDPSFEFEPESSEALGFGFRCGFLGLLHMEIVQQRLEQESDVDLVQTAPNVTYEILTKRGETLMIHRPQEVPEVNDIEEFRQPIVRVNIIIPSEFIGAVMQLCQERRGIQKTTEYLSAARAMLSYDLPLAEVIYDLHDRLKSATRGYGTMDYELIGYFPADLVRLDILVNGNRVDALSVICDRADSDRRGRAVVKKLKEEISRHMFEIAVQAAIGARVIARETVKAMRKNVTAKCYGGDISRKRKLWAKQKEGKKRMKSIGSVDIPQKAFMAVLDKGSDR from the coding sequence ATGGCGAATATCGACTGCCGGCATATCCGCAACTTTAGCATCATCGCTCATATCGATCACGGCAAAAGCACGCTCGCGGATCGGCTGTTGGAATTTACCGGCACCGTTTCCAAGCGTGAAATGAAAGAGCAGTTGCTCGACGATATGGAAATCGAGCGGTCCCGCGGCATCACCATCAAAGCGCGGGCCGTCGCCATGCGCTATATGTATAAAGGGGAATCCTACGAACTGAATCTGATCGACACGCCGGGCCACGTCGATTTTCAGTACGAAGTTTCCCGCTCGCTGGCCTGTTGCGAAGGCGCCCTGCTGCTGGTCGACGCTTTCCAGGGCGTCGAAGCCCAGACCGTCGCCAACGCCTACGCGGCGCTCGAGCAGGAACTGGCGATTGTGCCCGTCATCAACAAGATTGACCTGGTGCATGCCCGGACCGATGAAGTCATCGAAGAGATGGAGCAGTCGCTGGCCGTCGACCCCGACGACGTGCAACTGGTCAGCGCCAAAGCGGGGCTGGGGATTGAAGGACTACTCGAAGCCGTCATTTTAAAAGTGCCGCCGCCCAGCGGCGATCCGGAAGCGCCGCTCCAGGCGATGGTGTTCGACTCGCATTACGACGAGTACCGCGGCGCCATCACCTATGTGCGCATGATGAACGGCACCGTTCGCAAAGGGCAAAAGATCCGATTCCTGCGGCGGGGAACCTCCTACGATGTGCTCGAAGTGGGCCAGTTCGCCCCGCGCACCCGCGCTTGTGAAACCCTTCAGGCCGGCCAGGTGGGTTACCTGATCTGTAATATCAAGTCCCTCACGGAAGTGCATATCGGCGATACGGTCAGCGTGGCGACCGGCCAGGCCGCCGAGCCGCTGGAAGGTTACCAGCCGCCCAAACGGATGGTGTACTGCGGCCTTTATCCGTCCGACGGGCAGGATTTCACCGAGCTGCGCGACGCTCTGGAAAAGTTGTCGATCAACGACCCCAGCTTCGAGTTTGAACCGGAATCCAGTGAGGCGTTAGGCTTCGGCTTTCGCTGCGGTTTTCTCGGCCTGTTGCACATGGAGATCGTGCAGCAGCGACTGGAGCAGGAGTCCGATGTCGACCTGGTGCAGACAGCGCCGAACGTCACGTACGAGATTCTCACGAAACGGGGGGAAACCCTCATGATCCATCGGCCGCAGGAAGTGCCCGAGGTCAACGACATTGAAGAGTTCCGCCAGCCGATTGTCCGCGTGAACATCATTATTCCCAGCGAGTTCATCGGCGCCGTAATGCAGCTGTGCCAGGAACGGCGGGGCATCCAGAAAACGACCGAATACCTGTCGGCCGCCCGCGCCATGCTGAGCTACGACCTGCCGCTGGCCGAGGTGATCTACGATCTGCACGATCGGCTGAAGAGCGCCACGCGGGGCTACGGCACGATGGACTACGAACTGATCGGCTATTTTCCGGCCGATCTGGTGCGACTGGATATTCTGGTCAACGGCAACCGGGTCGACGCGCTCAGCGTGATCTGCGACCGGGCCGACTCCGACCGTCGCGGCCGGGCCGTGGTGAAAAAGCTGAAAGAAGAAATCTCCCGCCACATGTTCGAGATCGCCGTCCAGGCAGCCATCGGCGCCCGGGTGATTGCCCGTGAAACGGTCAAAGCGATGCGCAAGAACGTAACGGCCAAGTGCTACGGCGGCGATATTTCCCGCAAGCGGAAGCTGTGGGCGAAGCAGAAAGAAGGGAAGAAGCGGATGAAGTCGATCGGCTCGGTCGATATTCCGCAAAAGGCCTTCATGGCCGTGCTGGACAAAGGCTCGGACCGCTAA
- a CDS encoding PSD1 and planctomycete cytochrome C domain-containing protein: MRDCQTPLLLRSAARRLLLACLASLLVCLATSAGNNAGSARAEDPSAEGTALFNRSVLPVLQQKCYDCHSHAAGKSKGGLMLDSRGGWTQGGESGPAIIPGKPDESLLLEAIRHGSLEMPPDEKLPAETVALIAQWISLGAPDPRTADPSQGAMHQRIAKAQESHWSFQPITNPTPPPVEGARHPIDRFVRSQLPQHGLAPNPPADARTLVRRAYFDLIGLPPPYEVVERFAVDPSEAAWESLLDDLLSRPEYGQRWARHWLDVARYADTVEASTDAERRIPFAHTYRDYVVDALNQDKSYQRFVLEQIAADRLPDASPADLRALGFFAVGRQFAANAEGPALRVDDRIDVVGRGFLGLTLACARCHDHKFDPTPTRDYYSLYGILDSFEQPLDLPEVTRTGDPAAISAYEKKRAEAIAAYEAHVDACLKSSNQHLRDYATEYLQYLVRASENHRTTTGDIPLDTPRGWLVYHAPDRWAALLEQCRQRDEPFFRLWRQLMALPQKGFARQAKGLIDQGLKGHHPAVQAAFIAQPPADMLAAATTYGQIIAAELQQTDSPVVELIFGSESPLPPRDRDEIREDLHRFLTSKQLVGRADGEKAKKLQTAVHLLEVSAPVDRALTVQVRKRLPQQHVFLRGDLTHPGETVPRRFLHVLAAVDDREYPDDGRLQLAQAIASDQNPLTARVAVNRVWSHHFGAGLTTTLDDFGYSGLPPSHPALLDHLAFWFMEHGWSLKALHRYVMTSETWRQASTASADALERDPENRYLWRMPPRQLEFEPLRDSLLQAAGRLDTRMGGRGALLNAAHHRRALYSYTDRFRIPALLRNFDVANPDTSIAQRSSAIVPLQALYLMNSPFVRQQAEHAVARPEVARVTEPPARIQALFRLVLSRNPTAAEAALALKYVQSADPEPAAAGRRWASLAQGLMLSNEFLFVD, translated from the coding sequence ATGAGGGATTGCCAAACACCACTTCTCCTGCGGTCTGCTGCCCGCCGATTGCTGCTAGCCTGCCTGGCCAGTTTGCTCGTCTGCCTGGCGACTTCCGCCGGGAACAATGCTGGCAGCGCCCGGGCCGAAGATCCGAGCGCCGAGGGAACCGCCCTGTTTAATCGCTCCGTGCTGCCCGTCCTGCAGCAGAAATGCTACGACTGCCACAGCCATGCGGCCGGCAAATCCAAAGGCGGACTGATGCTGGATTCCCGCGGAGGCTGGACCCAGGGCGGCGAAAGCGGACCCGCGATCATCCCCGGTAAACCCGACGAAAGCCTGCTGCTGGAAGCGATCCGGCATGGGTCGCTGGAAATGCCGCCCGATGAAAAGCTGCCGGCGGAGACCGTCGCCCTGATCGCCCAATGGATTTCCCTGGGCGCCCCCGATCCGCGCACCGCCGATCCGTCGCAGGGAGCCATGCACCAACGGATCGCCAAAGCGCAGGAAAGCCACTGGTCGTTCCAGCCGATCACGAACCCCACGCCGCCGCCCGTCGAAGGCGCCCGGCACCCGATCGATCGTTTTGTGCGGAGCCAGTTGCCGCAGCACGGTCTGGCGCCGAATCCGCCGGCCGACGCCCGCACGCTGGTGCGCAGGGCGTACTTCGACCTGATCGGATTGCCGCCGCCGTATGAAGTGGTGGAGCGGTTTGCCGTCGATCCCAGCGAGGCCGCCTGGGAATCGCTGCTCGACGACCTGCTGTCCCGGCCGGAGTACGGGCAGCGTTGGGCCCGTCACTGGCTGGACGTGGCGCGTTACGCGGATACGGTCGAAGCCTCGACCGACGCCGAGCGCCGCATCCCCTTTGCCCATACCTATCGCGATTATGTGGTCGACGCCCTCAACCAGGACAAGTCGTATCAGCGGTTCGTCCTGGAGCAGATCGCGGCCGATCGTTTGCCCGACGCTTCGCCCGCCGATCTGCGAGCGCTGGGCTTCTTCGCCGTCGGACGCCAGTTCGCCGCCAACGCCGAAGGGCCCGCCCTGCGGGTGGACGACCGGATCGATGTCGTCGGCCGCGGCTTTCTCGGATTGACGCTGGCCTGCGCCCGTTGCCACGACCACAAGTTCGACCCCACGCCGACCCGCGACTACTACTCGCTGTATGGGATTCTCGACAGCTTTGAGCAGCCGCTGGACCTGCCCGAAGTCACCCGCACCGGCGACCCGGCCGCGATTTCCGCCTACGAAAAGAAAAGGGCCGAGGCGATCGCCGCTTATGAAGCCCATGTCGACGCCTGCTTGAAATCGTCGAACCAGCACCTGCGCGACTATGCGACCGAATATCTGCAGTACCTGGTGCGGGCGTCGGAGAACCATCGCACCACGACCGGCGACATCCCGCTGGATACGCCTCGCGGCTGGCTCGTGTACCATGCACCCGATCGCTGGGCCGCCTTGCTGGAACAATGCCGGCAGCGCGACGAACCTTTCTTCCGTCTCTGGCGTCAGCTGATGGCGCTACCGCAAAAAGGCTTCGCCCGCCAGGCGAAAGGGCTGATCGACCAGGGTCTGAAAGGCCATCATCCGGCCGTGCAGGCGGCCTTTATCGCACAGCCGCCGGCCGACATGCTGGCCGCCGCAACGACCTATGGCCAGATCATCGCCGCCGAGCTGCAGCAAACCGACAGCCCGGTGGTGGAGCTGATTTTTGGTTCCGAGTCGCCCCTGCCGCCGCGGGACCGGGACGAGATCCGCGAAGACCTGCACCGCTTTCTCACCAGCAAGCAGCTGGTCGGTCGGGCCGACGGAGAAAAGGCGAAGAAACTGCAGACAGCCGTCCATCTGCTGGAAGTGTCGGCCCCTGTCGATCGGGCGCTCACCGTGCAGGTGCGCAAGCGTCTGCCGCAGCAGCACGTGTTCCTCCGCGGCGATCTGACCCATCCGGGCGAAACGGTTCCCCGCCGGTTTCTGCATGTGCTGGCCGCTGTCGATGATCGCGAATATCCCGACGACGGGCGACTGCAGCTGGCCCAGGCGATTGCCAGCGACCAGAACCCGCTGACCGCCCGCGTCGCCGTGAACCGGGTGTGGAGTCATCACTTTGGGGCCGGGCTGACGACCACGCTGGATGACTTTGGCTACAGCGGCTTGCCGCCTTCGCACCCGGCGTTGCTGGACCACCTGGCGTTCTGGTTCATGGAGCATGGCTGGTCGCTCAAAGCGCTGCATCGGTATGTGATGACCTCGGAAACCTGGCGCCAGGCGTCGACCGCCTCGGCGGACGCGCTGGAGCGCGACCCCGAGAATCGCTACCTGTGGCGGATGCCGCCGCGGCAACTGGAGTTTGAGCCGCTACGGGATTCCCTGCTGCAGGCGGCTGGCCGACTGGATACGCGAATGGGGGGACGCGGGGCGTTGCTGAATGCGGCCCATCATCGACGGGCCCTGTACAGTTACACGGACCGTTTCCGCATCCCCGCGTTGCTGCGGAACTTTGATGTGGCAAACCCTGACACCTCGATCGCCCAGCGGTCGTCGGCGATCGTCCCGCTGCAGGCTTTATACCTGATGAACAGCCCGTTCGTCCGCCAGCAGGCCGAGCACGCCGTGGCCCGGCCGGAGGTCGCCCGGGTGACCGAACCGCCGGCCCGCATCCAGGCTTTGTTCCGCCTGGTCCTGTCGCGCAATCCGACCGCCGCCGAGGCGGCGCTCGCCCTGAAGTATGTGCAGTCGGCCGATCCGGAACCGGCCGCGGCCGGGCGCCGCTGGGCCAGCCTGGCGCAAGGCCTGATGCTTTCCAACGAATTCCTGTTTGTCGATTAG
- a CDS encoding YkgJ family cysteine cluster protein, with amino-acid sequence MANANQKPRIKRSELPAGESLCNYCTAKCCRYFALPIETPDTREDFEFIRWYLLHDRASVFTEDDTWYLLVHTVCKHLGDDYRCGIYETRPQICRDYTTDNCEYDDDWTYQRYFETPEQVEEYADAVLCEPNNPRFRSRKPALLPVI; translated from the coding sequence ATGGCTAACGCAAACCAGAAGCCCCGCATCAAACGCAGCGAGCTGCCGGCTGGCGAATCGTTGTGCAACTATTGCACCGCCAAATGCTGCCGGTACTTTGCCCTGCCGATCGAAACGCCCGATACGCGGGAAGATTTCGAGTTTATTCGCTGGTATTTGCTGCACGACCGGGCTTCGGTCTTTACGGAAGACGATACCTGGTACCTCCTGGTCCACACCGTTTGCAAGCACCTGGGCGACGACTACCGCTGCGGGATTTACGAGACGCGACCGCAAATCTGCCGGGATTATACGACCGACAATTGCGAATACGACGACGACTGGACCTACCAGCGATACTTTGAAACGCCCGAACAGGTGGAAGAGTACGCCGATGCGGTGCTGTGCGAACCGAACAATCCGCGTTTCCGCAGTCGCAAACCGGCGCTGCTGCCGGTGATTTAG